In Odocoileus virginianus isolate 20LAN1187 ecotype Illinois unplaced genomic scaffold, Ovbor_1.2 Unplaced_Contig_21, whole genome shotgun sequence, a genomic segment contains:
- the MOSPD1 gene encoding motile sperm domain-containing protein 1, with the protein MHQQKRQPELVEGNLPVFVFPTELIFYADDQSTHKQVLTLYNPYEFALKFKVLCTTPNKYVVVDAAGAVKPQCCMDIVIRHRDVRSCHYGVIDKFRLQVSEQSQRKALGRKEVVATLLPSAKEQQKEEEEKRIKEHLTESLFFEQSFQPENRTASSGPSLLTVFLGAVCVAALMLPTLGDVESLVPLYLHLSVNQKLVAAYILGLITMAIFRT; encoded by the exons ATGCATCAACAAAAAAGACAGCCAGAGTTAGTGGAAGGAAATCTTCCTGTCTTTGTGTTTCCCACAGAGCTAATATTTTATGCAGATGACCAGTCAACACATAAGCAAGTGTTGACACTTTATAATCCCTATGAGTTTGCCTTGAAGTTCAAAG ttttgtgtACTACTCCAAATAAGTATGTTGTCGTTGACGCTGCAGGTGCAGTAAAGCCTCAATGTTGTATGGATAT TGTAATTCGCCATAGAGACGTCCGATCCTGTCACTATGGTGTAATAGACAAATTCCGTCTCCAAGTTTCCGAGCAAAGCCAGAGGAAGGCTTTAGGAAGGAAAGAGGTTGTGGCTACTCTTCTCCCGTCTGCAAAAGAACaacaaaaggaagaggaggaaaaaagaataaaagaacatttaactgaaagtttattttttgagcAGTCGTTTCAACCAG AAAACAGAACTGCCTCCTCAGGACCTAGTTTACTGACTGTCTTCCTGGGAGCGGTGTGTGTTGCAGCTCTGATGCTTCCCACGCTGGGGGATGTGGAATCGCTGGTGCCTCTCTACCTCCACTTAAGTGTGAATCAAAAATTAGTGGCTGCTTATATCTTAG gtcTTATCACAATGGCTATATTTAGAACATGA